One Carassius carassius chromosome 20, fCarCar2.1, whole genome shotgun sequence DNA segment encodes these proteins:
- the dusp28 gene encoding dual specificity phosphatase 28 codes for MLQLSTVTDCLLISNARSACSNELIQKEEVTLCINVSKQQPFPSIRVSTLRVPVYDDPQEDLYKYFDCCADAIANEAERGGRTVVYCKNGHSRSATVCVAYLMKHQGLTLTDAFQVVKSARSVVEPNPGFWTQLERYEQDLKIRRSASHSFNLSPL; via the exons ATGCTGCAGTTAAGCACAGTTACAGATTGTCTGCTGATCAGTAATGCCAGGTCAGCCTGTAGCAATGAACTTATCCAGAAGGAGGaggtcactctttgtattaatgTTTCCAAGCAGCAACCCTTTCCCTCTATTCGGGTAAGCACTTTGCGTGTACCTGTATATGATGACCCTCAAGAAGACCTGTACAAGTATTTTGACTGCTGCGCAGATGCCATAGCCAATGAGGCTGAACGGGGAGGCCGCACTGTTGTGTACTGCAAGAATGGACACAGTCGCTCAGCTACTGTCTGTGTGGCCTATCTAATGAAGCACCAGGGTCTCACCTTGACTGATGCCTTCCAG GTAGTAAAAAGTGCCCGATCAGTAGTTGAGCCTAACCCAGGATTCTGGACTCAACTGGAGCGATATGAACAGGATCTGAAGATTAGGAGGTCGGCCAGCCACAGCTTTAACCTCTCTCCactttaa